In a genomic window of [Empedobacter] haloabium:
- the fes gene encoding enterochelin esterase: protein MNTLHLLDRPDLGSTAWWQDVAAVGTPLRRGRTDGDVELAFLWRGTACAAVCIDVYSHTPHPVTQRTHLQRVGTTDVWLWRTALPADWRGSYFLLPLAPGQQAPDERAAVRRWWIDLMERQASADPLNPLPPHGTGWGVPLSPLLLAEAPVHDAWRDAPDTDGVTAQRWRSDRLDTARDVWRLRTGPDDAAPALVLLLDGQYWARQMPIAGALRRLTAQGVLPPAVYVLVDAVNPALRGQELPCNEAFWLAVREELLTQVYPYAIDPRRTVVAGQSYGGLAALYAALRWPDCFGCALSQSGSFWWPEPDRSEGDGWLAQQVRAGLGGGARIRALLEVGCYETEMTGVNRAMAGALADAGHAVEYRQVRGGHDWICWRDGLLDGLARLLNDTTTQQELEP, encoded by the coding sequence GTGAACACGCTGCACCTGCTGGACCGGCCCGACCTGGGCAGCACCGCCTGGTGGCAGGACGTCGCCGCTGTCGGCACGCCGCTGCGCCGCGGACGAACCGACGGCGACGTCGAGCTGGCGTTCCTGTGGCGCGGCACCGCATGCGCGGCGGTGTGCATCGACGTCTACTCGCACACGCCGCACCCGGTGACGCAACGCACGCACCTGCAGCGCGTCGGCACGACCGACGTCTGGCTGTGGCGCACCGCATTGCCGGCGGACTGGCGCGGCAGCTATTTCCTGCTGCCGCTGGCGCCCGGGCAGCAGGCCCCGGACGAACGTGCCGCCGTCCGGCGCTGGTGGATCGACCTGATGGAACGCCAGGCCAGCGCCGACCCGCTCAATCCGCTGCCGCCGCACGGTACCGGCTGGGGCGTGCCGCTGTCGCCGTTGCTGCTGGCCGAGGCGCCGGTGCACGACGCCTGGCGCGACGCACCCGATACGGATGGCGTGACGGCGCAGCGCTGGCGCAGCGACCGGCTGGACACGGCACGCGACGTCTGGCGACTGCGCACCGGCCCGGACGACGCGGCTCCCGCGCTGGTCCTGCTGCTGGACGGCCAGTACTGGGCGCGCCAGATGCCGATCGCGGGCGCCCTGCGCCGGCTGACGGCGCAGGGCGTGCTGCCGCCGGCGGTCTATGTGCTGGTCGATGCCGTCAACCCGGCGCTGCGCGGCCAGGAACTGCCGTGCAACGAGGCGTTCTGGCTGGCCGTACGCGAGGAATTGCTGACCCAGGTCTATCCGTACGCCATCGACCCGCGCCGCACCGTCGTCGCGGGACAGAGCTATGGCGGCCTGGCCGCGCTGTACGCGGCGCTGCGCTGGCCGGACTGCTTCGGCTGTGCGCTGAGCCAGTCCGGCTCGTTTTGGTGGCCGGAGCCGGACCGCAGCGAGGGCGACGGCTGGCTGGCGCAGCAGGTCCGTGCCGGCCTCGGTGGCGGTGCCCGCATCCGCGCTCTGCTGGAAGTGGGCTGCTACGAGACCGAGATGACCGGCGTGAACCGCGCGATGGCCGGTGCGCTGGCCGATGCGGGGCACGCGGTCGAGTACCGCCAGGTGCGCGGCGGCCATGACTGGATCTGCTGGCGCGACGGGCTGCTGGACGGCCTGGCGCGCCTCTTGAACGACACAACGACACAACAGGAACTAGAACCATGA
- a CDS encoding MbtH family protein yields the protein MSQDYVNPFDDEQHRFSVLRNARGQYSLWPEFAELPAGWESRFGPAARAECVEYVERHWQAINPFAPGVAGHA from the coding sequence ATGAGCCAAGACTATGTGAACCCGTTCGACGACGAACAACACCGTTTCTCCGTGCTGCGCAACGCCCGTGGCCAATACAGCCTGTGGCCGGAATTCGCCGAGCTGCCGGCCGGCTGGGAGAGCCGTTTCGGGCCCGCCGCGCGCGCCGAATGCGTCGAATACGTCGAGCGCCACTGGCAGGCCATCAATCCGTTCGCGCCCGGCGTGGCCGGCCACGCGTGA
- a CDS encoding amino acid adenylation domain-containing protein, whose amino-acid sequence MNDISNIDVLPLNGSQQGIWLADQVTERGASGYVIAHCVELRGAVDEALLAQAIRIGLAGADTVMARYRAAGAAAVQEVPRFATPEDVPAPACHDWRAAPDGRARALAEMQADAGRALAIGGSERLYKHTLYRVDDAGTAVLLWYQRYHHVMLDGFSFVALTRHIAAVYTALAQGADVPPAPFTGVAGAVAEYEAYRASDTCVADRAFWRDYAEQLPPATTLAPQAGGNGPGIVVHTLALPAALAQAVQGIAHDPRAAGQRLAVADLLHGALAGYLVRMTGQAGQSIGVPFMRRMGSAAVATLAPLVNVLPVAVTVAPGDDWFAAAAAFRQALKTVRPHQRMDAEQIARDAGTVGTGRRLYGALINYKMFDYRLDLAGTPGLTHHLATGPVDDLEFALQVDGGGIVLELRAAGERYTADDLAAHAQRIVHLLEDWAARPDAPLAQVALLPASQRAALAAWSRGATVALDPTLRTIADLLTAQARIQPQATALVCGAARLTFGQLAGRVAQLARLLRSCGAARGRVVAVALPRSIDSVVAMLAVLESGATFLPLDLDYPADRIAMMCEDTQPVLALCSTKVDVPLPAGLACLRLDAPGVRADLAGLPAQPLSLEERDPADGAAIAYVIFTSGSTGRPKGVMNTHAALLNLIGSHRGTIYEPARADVRAKFPGRALRAAHTHSFSFDSSWLQLFWLLQGEELHVVDEELRRDAHALARYVDSAAIDAMDLPPSFLAQLLNNGLMAPGTHHPTLILIGGEAAPAALWQQLRAYPALQAHNLYGPTEYTVDTLRAPIHGSARPVVGRPIGNTRVYVLDARLQQVPPGALGELYVSGAGLALGYLARADLSAARFVADPFGEPGERMYRTGDLVRWNGAGQLEFVGRCDDQVKVRGYRVELGEVENALSLLPGVESVIVLAQPVNGSHRLVAYCAVPGVAPEDAPARGRELLALLAQALPDYMVPALLLVLDAFPRNVSGKIDRKRLPPPEAIVMASDSDAPAAGSAAALVCGAMAAVLKLPRVGADDDFFALGGDSISAIMLCGELRKGGRELRPSAVFALRTPRSMAGALTALAGEVAAWRLADGDAAALATRHGSYAAAAPALPLQQGMLFHTRLAGGAGAQSYSAFTRIPFHGALDAARLRRALDAVLGRYPQLGGLFDTETVTQPVFLLPRAGTVQWPWREDDLVALEPAARAHRIAAIETDLLARSCHTDRFGGMLAAGLMRTGEREHVLLLAIHHLVIDGWSTPLLLRDLLAAYHADAALAPLAIDYPAVVGTLAARDHGAAAAAWQGALAHVQPTVLFGEPAGTVTESLAALTVEESAQLTARLRAAGITLNVLMQAIWGVVIGTLAGREDVVFGTPVAGRSAPVDGIGEQVGLFLNTVPVRVRLEAHVPLWPQLAALQHQHAQLQEHDGLGLAEIQRAAGGATLFDTLLVVENYPDNSYLAQALPGTDGQPLRAGEVHNRGYSHYPLALLVLPGDAITLLVENRGALADADALAARVLQLLRTALATPELPLARYPLLTAAETRMLDAVNATAHPLPPATLRSALAAQAERTPRAPALCDAEHALDYGQLRQQVRVLAGQLAAQGVGPGDIVAVALPRSVRLTIALHAVIEAGAAYLPLELAYPDERLGYMLADAAPRLLVTSGAERQRFAALAGTTPLLAFDELAPPGACGSELDPALTPDHPAYLIYTSGTTGRPKGALVSHRAIVNRIAWMQHQYALGPQDVVLQKTPCGFDVSVWEFFWPLLTGASLAMAAPDAHKDPAALLDTVEAFGATCMHFVPSMLATFTSHLATLEERRAGSLRLVFCSGEALTKAQAADFGRVQRAQLHNLYGPTEAAVDVTYMPASGLDARGGASVPIGRPVWNTRLRVLDRWLRPVPPGAVGELYLCGVQLAMGYLGKPGLTAGRFVADPFAAGERMYRTGDVVRWLDDGNVEYLGRADDQVKLRGQRIELGEIESVLTALPQVAQAAVGAVSLGQGGANLDDRQLVAWLVPAADAVLPEDASLRAALQNRLPAHMVPVAFVALERLPLSANGKLDRKALPLPARPEGARRAPARGLESRLAQVFASVLGLPEVYADDDFFAIGGHSLLAMRLASEIRRVLERPVSVGQIMTAPTVARLAARLNDDGMRNDFGGDGFDPVIELRAGSGTPLFCFYPGSGFAWQYSVLARYLDEGVPIVGLQSPRPHGLIATSPDMETLVERQLAIVRGVQAAGPYRLLGYSLGGTIAYALAARLRALGEEVSFLGLLDTYPAEVHDWNDPQGAEAALGAEREQQQLLQDAGDNDAGAAAEREALLAQIFANYGDAVRLLSRTRTPDYDGDLTVFVAEQSLPGYIEPERDWRRHVASLRVHRLAQASHENIMSPQSLETLGPLLNDAIKGKA is encoded by the coding sequence ATGAACGACATCAGCAATATCGACGTGCTGCCGCTGAACGGCAGCCAGCAAGGCATCTGGCTGGCCGACCAGGTGACGGAGCGGGGCGCCAGCGGCTACGTGATCGCCCATTGCGTGGAGCTGCGCGGGGCGGTGGACGAGGCGCTGCTGGCCCAGGCGATCCGCATCGGCCTGGCCGGCGCGGACACCGTGATGGCGCGCTACCGCGCCGCCGGCGCCGCTGCGGTACAGGAGGTGCCGCGCTTCGCCACGCCCGAGGACGTGCCGGCGCCGGCCTGCCACGACTGGCGCGCCGCGCCGGACGGCAGGGCACGTGCGCTGGCCGAGATGCAGGCCGATGCCGGCCGCGCGCTGGCCATCGGCGGCAGCGAGCGGCTTTATAAACACACACTGTACCGGGTCGACGACGCCGGCACCGCGGTGCTGCTGTGGTACCAGCGCTATCACCACGTGATGCTGGATGGCTTCAGCTTCGTCGCGCTGACGCGCCACATCGCCGCCGTCTACACGGCGCTGGCGCAGGGGGCGGACGTGCCGCCGGCGCCGTTCACCGGCGTCGCCGGCGCGGTGGCGGAGTACGAGGCGTACCGGGCGTCCGACACGTGCGTCGCCGACCGCGCCTTCTGGCGCGACTATGCGGAGCAGTTGCCGCCGGCGACGACGCTGGCGCCGCAGGCCGGCGGCAACGGCCCCGGCATTGTCGTGCACACACTGGCGCTGCCGGCCGCGCTGGCGCAGGCGGTGCAGGGTATCGCGCACGATCCGCGTGCGGCCGGGCAGCGCCTGGCCGTCGCCGACCTGCTGCATGGCGCGCTGGCGGGCTACCTGGTGCGCATGACCGGCCAGGCCGGCCAGAGCATCGGCGTGCCCTTCATGCGCCGCATGGGCAGCGCCGCCGTCGCCACCCTGGCGCCGCTGGTCAACGTGCTGCCTGTCGCCGTGACGGTGGCGCCGGGCGACGACTGGTTCGCCGCCGCGGCCGCGTTCCGCCAGGCGCTCAAGACCGTGCGCCCGCACCAGCGCATGGATGCCGAGCAGATCGCCCGCGATGCCGGCACCGTCGGCACCGGCCGCCGGCTGTACGGCGCGCTGATCAACTACAAGATGTTCGACTACCGGCTCGACCTGGCCGGCACGCCAGGCCTGACGCACCATCTGGCGACGGGCCCGGTGGACGACCTGGAATTCGCCTTGCAGGTGGACGGCGGCGGCATCGTGCTGGAGCTGCGCGCGGCGGGCGAACGCTACACCGCGGACGACCTGGCGGCGCACGCGCAGCGTATCGTCCACCTGCTGGAGGACTGGGCGGCACGGCCGGACGCGCCGCTGGCCCAGGTGGCGCTGCTGCCGGCGTCGCAACGCGCGGCACTGGCCGCGTGGTCGCGCGGCGCCACGGTCGCGCTTGACCCAACCCTGCGCACGATCGCCGACTTGCTGACGGCGCAGGCGCGCATCCAGCCGCAGGCCACGGCGCTGGTCTGCGGCGCCGCGCGCCTGACGTTCGGCCAGCTGGCAGGCCGCGTGGCCCAGCTGGCACGCCTGCTGCGCTCCTGCGGCGCCGCGCGCGGGCGCGTGGTGGCCGTGGCGTTGCCGCGCTCGATCGACTCCGTCGTTGCGATGCTGGCCGTGCTGGAATCGGGCGCCACGTTCCTGCCGTTGGACCTGGACTACCCGGCCGACCGCATCGCCATGATGTGCGAGGACACGCAACCCGTGCTGGCATTGTGCAGCACGAAAGTCGATGTGCCGCTGCCGGCCGGGCTGGCCTGCCTGCGGCTGGACGCGCCCGGCGTGCGAGCCGACCTGGCCGGCCTGCCGGCGCAGCCGCTGTCGCTCGAGGAGCGCGACCCGGCCGACGGCGCTGCCATCGCCTACGTCATCTTCACCTCCGGCAGCACGGGGCGGCCGAAAGGCGTGATGAACACCCATGCCGCGCTGCTGAACCTGATCGGCTCGCACCGCGGCACCATCTACGAACCGGCGCGCGCCGATGTGCGTGCGAAGTTCCCGGGCCGCGCGCTGCGCGCCGCCCACACCCACTCGTTCTCGTTCGACTCCTCGTGGTTGCAGCTGTTCTGGCTCCTGCAGGGCGAGGAGCTGCACGTGGTGGACGAGGAGCTGCGCCGCGACGCCCATGCGCTGGCGCGTTACGTCGACAGCGCCGCCATCGACGCGATGGACCTGCCGCCATCGTTCCTGGCGCAATTGCTGAACAACGGCCTGATGGCGCCGGGCACCCATCATCCGACCCTGATCCTGATCGGCGGCGAGGCGGCACCCGCCGCGCTGTGGCAGCAACTGCGCGCCTACCCGGCGCTGCAGGCGCACAACCTGTACGGGCCGACCGAATACACGGTGGACACGCTGCGCGCGCCGATCCACGGCAGCGCGCGCCCCGTCGTCGGCCGGCCGATCGGCAATACCCGCGTATATGTGTTGGACGCGCGCCTGCAACAGGTGCCGCCCGGCGCGCTGGGCGAACTGTACGTATCCGGCGCCGGCCTGGCGCTGGGCTACCTGGCGCGCGCCGACTTGTCGGCTGCCCGTTTCGTGGCCGATCCGTTCGGCGAACCGGGGGAGCGCATGTACCGCACCGGCGACCTGGTACGGTGGAACGGCGCCGGCCAGCTGGAATTCGTCGGCCGTTGCGACGACCAGGTCAAGGTGCGCGGCTACCGCGTCGAGTTGGGCGAAGTGGAGAACGCCTTGTCGCTGCTGCCCGGCGTGGAAAGCGTGATCGTGCTGGCGCAACCCGTCAACGGCAGCCACCGCCTGGTGGCGTATTGCGCCGTGCCGGGGGTGGCACCGGAGGACGCGCCCGCGCGCGGACGTGAGCTGCTGGCGCTGCTGGCACAGGCGCTGCCGGACTACATGGTGCCGGCGCTGCTGCTGGTGCTCGATGCCTTCCCGCGCAACGTCAGCGGCAAGATCGACCGCAAGCGGCTGCCGCCGCCGGAAGCCATCGTGATGGCGTCCGACAGCGATGCGCCCGCGGCCGGCAGTGCCGCCGCCCTGGTATGCGGCGCGATGGCGGCGGTGCTGAAACTGCCGCGCGTGGGCGCGGACGACGACTTCTTCGCGCTGGGCGGCGACAGCATCTCGGCCATCATGCTGTGCGGCGAGCTGCGCAAGGGCGGCCGGGAATTGCGGCCGTCCGCCGTGTTCGCACTGCGCACGCCACGGTCCATGGCCGGCGCGCTGACGGCGCTGGCGGGCGAGGTCGCCGCATGGCGGCTGGCCGACGGGGACGCGGCCGCGCTGGCGACTCGCCACGGCAGCTATGCAGCGGCCGCGCCCGCGCTGCCGCTGCAGCAGGGCATGCTGTTCCATACCCGGCTGGCGGGCGGCGCCGGGGCGCAAAGCTACAGCGCCTTCACCCGCATCCCGTTCCACGGCGCGCTCGATGCGGCCCGGCTGCGCCGCGCGCTGGACGCGGTACTGGGTCGTTACCCGCAACTGGGCGGCCTGTTCGACACCGAGACCGTGACGCAGCCGGTGTTCCTGCTGCCGCGCGCGGGCACCGTGCAGTGGCCGTGGCGCGAGGACGACCTGGTCGCGCTGGAGCCGGCAGCGCGGGCGCACCGCATCGCCGCCATCGAGACCGACCTGCTGGCCCGTTCCTGCCATACGGACCGCTTCGGCGGCATGCTGGCGGCGGGCCTGATGCGGACCGGCGAACGCGAACACGTGCTGCTGCTGGCGATCCACCACCTCGTGATCGACGGCTGGTCGACGCCGCTGCTGCTGCGCGACCTGCTGGCGGCCTATCACGCCGACGCGGCGCTGGCGCCGCTGGCGATCGACTACCCGGCCGTGGTCGGCACGCTGGCCGCGCGCGACCATGGCGCCGCAGCCGCCGCCTGGCAGGGCGCGCTGGCGCACGTGCAGCCAACGGTACTGTTCGGCGAACCCGCCGGCACCGTCACGGAAAGCCTGGCCGCACTGACGGTCGAGGAAAGCGCGCAGCTGACGGCGCGCCTGCGCGCCGCCGGCATCACGTTGAACGTGCTGATGCAGGCCATCTGGGGTGTCGTCATCGGTACGCTGGCCGGCCGCGAAGACGTGGTGTTCGGCACCCCGGTGGCCGGGCGCAGCGCGCCGGTGGACGGTATCGGCGAACAGGTCGGCCTGTTCCTGAACACGGTGCCGGTACGCGTGCGGCTCGAGGCCCACGTGCCCTTGTGGCCGCAACTGGCCGCGCTGCAGCACCAGCACGCGCAACTGCAGGAGCACGACGGCCTTGGGCTGGCCGAGATCCAGCGCGCGGCCGGTGGCGCCACCCTGTTCGACACCTTGCTGGTGGTCGAGAACTATCCGGACAACAGCTACCTGGCGCAGGCGCTGCCGGGCACCGACGGCCAGCCGCTGCGTGCCGGCGAGGTGCACAACCGCGGCTACAGCCACTACCCGCTGGCGCTGCTGGTGCTGCCCGGCGATGCGATCACGCTGCTGGTGGAAAACCGCGGCGCGCTGGCCGATGCCGACGCGCTGGCGGCACGCGTGCTGCAATTGCTGCGCACCGCGCTGGCGACACCCGAACTGCCGCTGGCCCGCTATCCGCTGCTGACGGCGGCGGAGACGCGCATGCTCGATGCCGTCAACGCCACCGCCCACCCGCTGCCGCCGGCCACCCTGCGCAGCGCGCTGGCGGCGCAGGCGGAGCGCACCCCGCGCGCGCCGGCGCTGTGCGATGCCGAGCACGCGCTCGACTACGGCCAACTGCGCCAGCAGGTGCGGGTGCTGGCCGGGCAACTGGCCGCACAGGGCGTGGGGCCGGGCGACATCGTCGCCGTCGCGCTGCCGCGCTCCGTGCGCCTGACCATCGCGCTGCACGCGGTGATCGAGGCGGGCGCCGCCTACCTGCCGCTGGAGTTGGCTTATCCGGACGAGCGCCTGGGCTATATGCTGGCCGATGCCGCGCCGCGGCTGCTGGTCACGTCCGGCGCGGAGCGGCAGCGCTTCGCCGCGCTGGCCGGCACCACGCCGCTGCTGGCCTTCGACGAACTGGCGCCGCCCGGCGCCTGCGGCAGCGAGCTGGACCCGGCACTGACGCCGGACCATCCGGCCTACCTGATCTACACGTCCGGCACGACCGGGCGGCCGAAGGGCGCGCTGGTGTCGCACCGGGCCATCGTCAACCGCATCGCCTGGATGCAGCACCAATATGCGCTGGGGCCGCAAGACGTGGTGCTGCAGAAGACGCCGTGCGGCTTCGACGTCTCGGTGTGGGAGTTCTTCTGGCCGCTGCTGACGGGCGCCAGCCTGGCGATGGCCGCGCCGGACGCGCACAAGGACCCGGCCGCGCTGCTGGACACGGTGGAAGCCTTCGGCGCCACCTGCATGCACTTCGTGCCCTCGATGCTGGCCACGTTCACCAGCCATCTCGCGACCCTGGAGGAACGCCGCGCCGGCTCGCTGCGGCTGGTGTTCTGCAGCGGCGAGGCGCTGACCAAAGCACAGGCGGCCGACTTCGGCCGGGTGCAGCGCGCCCAACTGCACAACCTGTACGGCCCCACCGAAGCGGCCGTGGACGTGACGTACATGCCGGCCAGCGGCCTGGATGCACGCGGCGGCGCCTCGGTGCCGATCGGCCGCCCGGTCTGGAACACGCGGCTGCGCGTGCTGGACCGCTGGCTGCGGCCGGTGCCGCCCGGCGCCGTCGGGGAGCTGTACCTGTGCGGCGTGCAACTGGCCATGGGTTACCTGGGCAAGCCGGGGCTGACGGCGGGCCGCTTCGTGGCCGATCCGTTTGCCGCGGGCGAACGGATGTACCGCACCGGCGACGTGGTGCGCTGGCTGGACGACGGCAACGTCGAGTACCTGGGCCGCGCCGACGACCAGGTCAAGCTGCGCGGCCAGCGCATCGAGCTGGGCGAGATCGAAAGCGTGCTGACGGCGCTGCCGCAGGTGGCGCAGGCCGCCGTCGGCGCCGTCTCGCTGGGGCAGGGCGGCGCCAACCTCGACGACCGCCAGCTGGTGGCGTGGCTGGTACCGGCGGCCGATGCGGTGCTGCCGGAGGACGCAAGCCTGCGCGCCGCGCTGCAAAACCGCCTGCCCGCCCACATGGTGCCGGTGGCCTTCGTGGCGCTGGAGCGGCTGCCGCTGTCCGCCAACGGCAAGCTCGATCGCAAGGCGCTGCCGCTGCCGGCCCGGCCGGAAGGTGCACGCCGCGCGCCCGCGCGTGGCCTGGAAAGCCGGCTGGCGCAAGTCTTCGCCAGCGTGCTGGGGCTGCCCGAGGTGTATGCCGACGACGATTTCTTCGCCATCGGCGGCCACTCGCTGCTGGCGATGCGCCTGGCCAGCGAGATCCGGCGCGTGCTGGAGCGGCCTGTGTCGGTGGGCCAGATCATGACGGCGCCGACGGTGGCGCGCCTGGCCGCGCGCCTGAACGACGACGGCATGCGCAACGACTTCGGCGGCGACGGCTTCGATCCGGTCATCGAGCTGCGCGCCGGCAGCGGCACGCCGCTGTTCTGCTTCTATCCCGGTTCCGGCTTCGCCTGGCAATACAGCGTGCTGGCGCGCTACCTGGACGAAGGCGTGCCGATCGTCGGCCTGCAGTCGCCACGACCGCATGGCCTGATCGCCACCAGTCCGGACATGGAAACGCTGGTGGAACGCCAACTGGCCATCGTGCGCGGCGTGCAGGCGGCGGGGCCATATCGCCTGCTGGGCTACTCGCTGGGCGGCACGATCGCCTATGCGCTGGCGGCGCGGCTGCGCGCGCTGGGCGAGGAGGTCAGCTTCCTGGGCCTGCTGGACACCTACCCGGCCGAGGTGCACGACTGGAACGACCCGCAGGGCGCGGAAGCGGCACTGGGCGCCGAGCGCGAACAGCAGCAGTTGCTGCAGGACGCCGGCGACAACGATGCCGGCGCGGCGGCCGAGCGCGAGGCGCTGCTGGCGCAGATCTTCGCCAACTACGGCGACGCGGTGCGCCTGCTGTCGCGCACCCGCACGCCGGACTACGACGGCGACCTGACCGTGTTCGTGGCCGAACAGTCGCTGCCCGGCTACATCGAACCGGAACGGGACTGGCGCCGCCACGTGGCTTCGCTGCGGGTGCACCGGCTGGCGCAGGCCTCGCACGAGAACATCATGTCGCCGCAGTCGCTCGAGACGCTCGGGCCGCTGCTGAACGACGCAATCAAGGGAAAAGCATGA
- the entS gene encoding enterobactin transporter EntS produces MKKKLFADFGLLRRNPAFRSVFIARTISLLGLGMLSVAVPMQIHALTGDPLKVGTAMAVEGAGMFIGLLLGGVLADRWDRRRLILAARFICGLGFVGLAANAWLPAPSLLAIYVLAAWDGFFGALGVTALMACMPVIVGRENLMQARAISMVTMRLATVISPAVGGALIALAGVGWCYLIAAIGTGLTLLPLLGLPTMQPQGGEDEHPLRALAQGFRFLVTNAVVAGTAVAGTIVTLATAVRVLFPALAEAQHGPAAAAMAAGLMYSAVPLGATLGALVSGWTEGLQRPGRAMLLAGVGACTCVMLLGLSPALPLSLLLLVGFGYLVSVASLLQYALVQGHTPDHYLGRVNGLWTAQEAGGDALGSVGIGMVGKFASALSGVFLFGATAAALGVLMLLGCRRLREAPLHSPALAAEQAAA; encoded by the coding sequence ATGAAAAAGAAACTGTTTGCCGATTTCGGCCTGTTGCGGCGCAATCCGGCGTTTCGCAGCGTGTTCATCGCACGCACCATCTCGCTGCTGGGCCTGGGCATGCTGTCGGTCGCCGTGCCGATGCAGATCCATGCGCTGACGGGCGATCCGCTCAAGGTTGGCACGGCCATGGCCGTCGAGGGCGCCGGCATGTTCATCGGCCTGCTGCTGGGCGGCGTGCTGGCCGATCGCTGGGACCGGCGCCGGCTGATCCTGGCCGCGCGCTTCATCTGCGGCCTGGGCTTCGTCGGCCTGGCCGCCAATGCCTGGCTGCCGGCACCATCGCTGCTGGCGATCTACGTGCTGGCAGCATGGGACGGCTTCTTCGGCGCGCTGGGCGTGACCGCGCTGATGGCCTGCATGCCCGTCATCGTCGGCCGCGAGAACCTGATGCAGGCGCGTGCCATCAGCATGGTGACGATGCGCCTGGCTACGGTGATCTCGCCGGCCGTGGGCGGTGCGTTGATCGCGCTGGCCGGCGTCGGCTGGTGCTACCTGATCGCCGCCATCGGCACCGGCCTGACCCTGCTGCCGCTGCTGGGGCTGCCGACGATGCAGCCGCAGGGTGGCGAGGACGAGCATCCGCTGCGGGCGCTGGCGCAGGGCTTCCGCTTCCTCGTGACGAACGCGGTGGTGGCCGGCACGGCCGTCGCCGGCACCATCGTCACCCTGGCGACCGCCGTGCGCGTGCTGTTCCCGGCGCTGGCCGAGGCCCAGCATGGCCCGGCCGCGGCGGCGATGGCGGCGGGCCTGATGTATTCGGCCGTGCCGCTCGGCGCCACCCTGGGTGCGCTGGTCAGCGGCTGGACCGAGGGGCTGCAGCGGCCGGGGCGGGCGATGCTGCTGGCCGGCGTCGGCGCCTGCACCTGCGTCATGCTGCTGGGGCTTTCGCCCGCGCTGCCGCTGTCGCTGCTGTTGCTGGTGGGGTTCGGCTACCTGGTGTCGGTCGCCTCGCTGCTGCAGTATGCGCTGGTGCAGGGGCACACGCCGGACCACTACCTGGGCCGCGTGAACGGCCTGTGGACGGCGCAGGAGGCCGGCGGCGACGCCCTGGGCAGCGTGGGCATCGGCATGGTGGGCAAGTTCGCCTCGGCGCTGTCCGGCGTGTTCCTGTTCGGCGCGACGGCCGCCGCGCTGGGGGTGCTGATGTTGCTGGGCTGCCGGCGCTTGCGCGAGGCGCCCTTGCATAGTCCGGCGTTGGCGGCGGAGCAGGCTGCGGCGTAG
- a CDS encoding DUF72 domain-containing protein has product MASTIRIGISGWRYEPWRGEFYPGDLAQARELEFASRALPTIEINGSFYSLQRPKSYQEWYDATPAGFMFSHKGNRFITHTRRLREPELPLANVFASGVFNLREKLGPFLWQFPPNFQFDAELVEHFLSLLPHDTEAALELARRHEARMNGRAVLEIDARRKLRHAMEIRHESFNDKRFITLLRKYKVALVVADTAGKWPDYEDVTADFMYLRLHGEKELYASGYTDAALDRWAAKIHAWSTGGQLADAKLISTAAPPKRASRDVFCYFDNDIKVHAPFDARALLARLGLGQGLTALGPRPQR; this is encoded by the coding sequence ATGGCCTCCACCATCCGCATCGGCATCTCCGGCTGGCGCTACGAACCGTGGCGCGGCGAGTTCTATCCCGGCGACCTGGCGCAGGCGCGCGAGCTGGAGTTCGCGTCGCGCGCGCTGCCGACCATCGAGATCAACGGCTCGTTCTACTCGCTGCAGCGGCCGAAGAGCTACCAGGAGTGGTACGACGCCACGCCGGCAGGCTTCATGTTCAGCCACAAGGGCAACCGCTTCATCACGCACACGCGCCGGCTGCGCGAGCCGGAACTGCCGCTGGCGAACGTGTTCGCCTCGGGGGTGTTCAACCTGCGCGAAAAACTGGGTCCCTTCCTGTGGCAGTTCCCGCCCAATTTCCAGTTCGACGCGGAGCTGGTCGAGCATTTTCTCAGCCTGCTGCCGCACGACACGGAGGCGGCGCTGGAGCTGGCACGCCGGCACGAGGCGCGCATGAACGGCCGTGCCGTATTGGAGATCGATGCCAGGCGCAAGCTGCGGCACGCGATGGAGATCCGCCACGAAAGCTTCAACGACAAGCGCTTCATCACGCTGCTGCGCAAGTACAAGGTGGCGCTCGTGGTGGCCGACACGGCCGGCAAGTGGCCCGACTACGAGGACGTGACGGCCGACTTCATGTACCTGCGCCTGCATGGCGAGAAGGAGCTGTACGCCAGCGGCTACACCGACGCGGCGCTGGACCGCTGGGCCGCGAAGATCCATGCCTGGAGCACGGGCGGCCAACTGGCGGACGCGAAACTGATCTCCACGGCGGCGCCGCCGAAACGGGCCAGCCGCGACGTGTTCTGCTACTTCGACAACGACATCAAGGTGCACGCGCCGTTCGATGCGCGCGCCCTGCTGGCGCGGCTGGGGTTGGGCCAGGGACTGACGGCACTGGGTCCGCGCCCGCAGCGCTAG